The following proteins come from a genomic window of Flavobacterium crocinum:
- a CDS encoding DUF5683 domain-containing protein, which yields MQNQLIILFLFLGLTTIFAQEKGKIVLNDSLKSETIDPLRPSKAAFYSAILPGLGQVYNKKYWKVPLVYGAIGTSTYLYIDNQKKYHLYRDEYKNRLEGLPSKNPSLAELDENRLLRIQKGYQRNRDLSSLFMVGFYILNIIDANIDAALSQFNVDENLAFKPAVIKNDITLKNDFGLALNYSF from the coding sequence ATGCAGAATCAACTCATTATTCTATTTTTATTTTTAGGATTAACTACAATCTTCGCTCAGGAAAAAGGAAAAATTGTTTTAAATGATTCCTTAAAATCAGAAACTATTGATCCTCTTCGTCCGTCGAAAGCGGCTTTTTATTCGGCAATTTTGCCAGGATTAGGTCAGGTTTACAATAAGAAATACTGGAAAGTACCTTTAGTTTACGGAGCAATTGGTACCAGTACGTATTTGTATATTGACAATCAGAAGAAATACCATTTGTATCGGGACGAATACAAAAACAGACTGGAAGGCCTTCCAAGTAAAAATCCAAGTCTGGCTGAATTAGACGAAAATCGATTACTCAGAATTCAAAAAGGATATCAAAGAAATAGGGATTTGTCTTCATTATTTATGGTTGGTTTTTATATCCTAAATATTATTGATGCGAATATTGATGCAGCCTTATCTCAATTTAATGTGGATGAAAATCTGGCATTTAAACCTGCTGTTATCAAAAACGATATCACATTAAAGAATGATTTTGGACTTGCTCTGAATTATTCGTTTTAA
- a CDS encoding FecR domain-containing protein, with protein sequence MYCRENKLTDDFPTVEEVQKLLNEMPKMEAQKADSIFDSILSTAKEQETVIELQPKKSNRRKYISIAASFLVLLGIGFAYKQVFLKPAEVPFDFKSTDIVLQMEDGTVQIISENGKVQVQDKNGNVIGNQNGDKLVYEKETNSDKLVYNTLKIPYGKKFRLELSDGTMVHLNSGTTLKYPVKFIAGENRQVYLDGEAFFDVAKDKKHPPLELKGLKKL encoded by the coding sequence ATGTACTGCCGTGAAAACAAATTGACAGACGATTTTCCGACTGTAGAAGAGGTGCAAAAACTTCTAAACGAAATGCCAAAAATGGAAGCTCAAAAAGCGGATTCTATTTTTGATAGTATTCTGTCCACTGCTAAAGAACAAGAAACTGTAATCGAACTGCAACCTAAGAAATCGAATCGCAGAAAGTACATTTCTATTGCTGCGTCATTTTTAGTACTGCTTGGTATTGGCTTTGCCTATAAACAAGTTTTCCTTAAACCAGCTGAAGTTCCTTTCGATTTTAAAAGCACTGATATTGTTTTACAAATGGAAGACGGAACGGTACAGATTATTTCTGAAAATGGTAAAGTTCAGGTTCAGGATAAAAATGGAAATGTCATAGGAAATCAAAACGGTGATAAATTGGTTTATGAAAAAGAAACCAATTCTGATAAATTAGTTTACAACACGCTTAAAATTCCGTACGGCAAAAAATTTCGTTTAGAATTATCTGACGGGACTATGGTTCATTTAAATTCCGGAACTACTTTGAAATATCCTGTAAAATTTATTGCTGGCGAAAATCGTCAGGTTTATTTGGATGGAGAAGCTTTTTTTGATGTAGCCAAAGACAAAAAGCATCCTCCTTTAGAATTAAAGGGATTGAAAAAATTATAA
- a CDS encoding sigma factor-like helix-turn-helix DNA-binding protein — MSRKKGMSYEEISNELGISINTVRNQMSKALESMRGFFQLHDEII, encoded by the coding sequence ATGTCACGGAAAAAAGGAATGAGCTATGAAGAAATAAGTAATGAACTCGGAATATCGATAAATACAGTCCGGAATCAAATGAGTAAAGCGCTCGAATCGATGCGCGGTTTTTTTCAACTTCACGATGAAATTATCTAA
- a CDS encoding YraN family protein, which translates to MAKHNELGKLGEDLAAAYLEENGYSILERNFVIQKAEIDIIAQKDAVLAIVEVKTRSSLDFGSPQDFVKSKKIQLLIKAVNAYINDREKDFTEDLEVRFDIIAIHKNGESFAIEHLTDAFYHF; encoded by the coding sequence ATGGCAAAACACAATGAACTGGGAAAATTAGGAGAAGATCTTGCAGCAGCGTATCTTGAAGAAAATGGCTATTCGATTTTGGAGCGAAACTTTGTTATCCAGAAAGCCGAAATAGATATAATAGCTCAAAAAGATGCAGTTTTAGCAATTGTAGAAGTTAAAACACGTTCGAGTTTGGATTTTGGTTCTCCACAGGATTTTGTAAAGTCCAAAAAAATTCAATTACTTATTAAAGCAGTAAATGCCTACATAAACGATAGGGAAAAGGATTTTACTGAAGATTTAGAAGTCCGTTTTGACATCATTGCGATCCATAAAAATGGGGAATCATTTGCAATTGAACATCTTACCGACGCTTTTTATCACTTTTAA
- a CDS encoding S66 peptidase family protein: MITPPYLQKGDTVALLATARKNIDDNLKPTIDLLHSWGLEAVIGSTIGLDYHQLAGTDEQRAADFQKQMDNPNIKAIWCVRGGYGTVRMLDLLDFTKFKQHPKWIIGFSDVTVMHNHLNTMGYKSIHGIMPVTVPRATPDAVSSLKASLFGEPISYSISPTPMNRLGRATGELVGGNLSILYSLLGSPSAIDCRDKILFIEDLDEYLYHIDRMMMNLRRNGCIENLKGIIIGGMTSMKDNEVPWGKNALEIIDDVTKKYNIPVIFNFPAGHIRDNRALVMGNIVTMEVTATGSTLTFKK, from the coding sequence ATGATAACACCACCCTATTTACAAAAAGGAGATACTGTAGCACTTTTAGCAACAGCCAGAAAAAATATCGACGATAACTTAAAACCAACTATAGATTTATTGCACAGCTGGGGTTTAGAAGCCGTAATTGGAAGCACAATTGGTTTAGATTATCATCAATTAGCAGGAACAGATGAACAAAGAGCTGCCGATTTTCAAAAACAAATGGACAATCCAAATATTAAAGCGATCTGGTGCGTTCGAGGAGGATATGGAACGGTTAGAATGTTAGATTTGCTGGATTTTACCAAATTCAAACAGCATCCAAAATGGATTATTGGTTTCAGCGACGTTACGGTTATGCACAACCATTTAAATACGATGGGCTACAAATCTATTCACGGAATTATGCCTGTAACAGTTCCAAGAGCAACTCCAGATGCTGTGAGTTCCTTAAAAGCAAGTTTGTTTGGCGAACCTATTTCGTATTCTATTAGTCCAACTCCTATGAATCGTTTGGGGCGTGCAACCGGAGAATTAGTAGGAGGTAATTTATCTATTTTATACAGTTTATTAGGTTCTCCTTCTGCGATTGACTGTAGAGATAAAATTTTATTTATCGAAGATTTGGATGAATATCTGTATCATATCGACCGTATGATGATGAATTTAAGACGAAATGGATGCATCGAAAACCTAAAAGGAATTATTATTGGAGGAATGACCAGTATGAAAGACAATGAAGTTCCTTGGGGTAAAAATGCACTGGAAATTATTGACGATGTAACCAAAAAATATAACATTCCGGTAATTTTCAATTTCCCGGCAGGACATATTAGAGACAACAGGGCTCTGGTTATGGGAAATATCGTTACAATGGAAGTAACTGCAACAGGAAGTACATTAACGTTTAAAAAATAG
- a CDS encoding serine hydrolase domain-containing protein, with product MKKILSIFILFLNYNTLCYSQKNSQFVDSIRVKYNIPEIAYAIVSSDSILEINALGYKKINSNLKAELSDRFRLGSITKTVTAYLVAVLVKEGKLKWETKFFDLYPELKAGSNSNYYNFTLRDFITFRAHMPTWSYGNKTPTQKEIKGTNPEQRYEFMKWFFAKTSSISEKQDVYGSNPSYVAAGLMLEKATGKTYETLIQELGKNLNIDFEFGQPNLKNKNQTWGHDENLIPEKPALNYKLNWLSSAGNINANLPDFCKFIQMQLQGLQGKSKLFTEEEFNYMHLGLPEFSFGWYSELSKNNEQQYSFHNGNPGTFLTKVYICKATNKAFILFANIQSEKADEGLIVILKELETKHGCAPFY from the coding sequence ATGAAAAAAATCCTTTCGATATTTATACTATTCTTAAACTACAACACACTTTGTTATTCTCAGAAAAACAGCCAATTTGTCGACAGTATTAGAGTAAAGTATAATATTCCAGAAATAGCATACGCCATAGTTTCTTCTGATTCTATTTTAGAAATAAATGCTTTAGGATATAAAAAAATCAATAGTAACTTAAAGGCCGAATTATCAGATCGATTCAGACTAGGTTCTATTACTAAAACCGTTACAGCCTATTTAGTTGCAGTTTTGGTTAAAGAGGGAAAACTAAAATGGGAAACTAAATTTTTTGATTTATACCCAGAATTAAAAGCTGGAAGCAATTCCAATTATTACAATTTCACTTTAAGAGATTTTATAACGTTTAGAGCGCATATGCCAACTTGGTCATATGGAAATAAAACTCCAACCCAAAAAGAAATAAAAGGAACAAACCCTGAACAACGTTACGAGTTTATGAAATGGTTTTTCGCAAAAACTTCTTCTATTTCAGAAAAACAAGATGTTTATGGTTCTAATCCTAGTTACGTAGCAGCCGGATTAATGCTTGAAAAAGCGACTGGAAAAACATACGAAACCTTAATACAGGAATTAGGAAAAAATCTGAATATTGACTTTGAATTTGGTCAGCCGAATTTAAAAAACAAAAACCAAACCTGGGGTCACGACGAAAATCTGATTCCCGAAAAACCAGCTTTAAATTATAAATTAAACTGGCTTTCGTCAGCCGGAAATATCAATGCAAACTTACCTGACTTTTGTAAATTTATCCAAATGCAGCTTCAGGGCTTACAAGGAAAATCAAAATTGTTTACCGAAGAAGAATTTAATTATATGCATTTGGGTCTGCCGGAATTTTCGTTTGGCTGGTATTCAGAACTTAGCAAAAATAATGAGCAACAATATTCATTTCATAACGGAAATCCCGGAACATTTTTAACCAAAGTGTATATTTGTAAAGCCACAAACAAAGCTTTTATTCTTTTTGCCAACATACAATCTGAAAAAGCAGATGAAGGATTAATTGTAATTTTAAAAGAATTAGAAACTAAACATGGATGTGCTCCGTTTTATTAA
- a CDS encoding endonuclease/exonuclease/phosphatase family protein: MRLTTLIFGFFIFFSNCSNSQPKKYKIHTVAFYNFENLYDIVDDDFTNDDEWTPNGTQHWTKQKYEQKLKNLARVISEIGTPENSNAPVLLGCAEVENRDVLEDLIKEPKLQQFDFGIIHFDSPDKRGIDVALLYQKKYFRPTSFSNIPLIIYKKNSIKKEEQSEIEDDELEIKKENNNRVFTRDQLLVSGFLENEEIHIIVNHWPSRSGGEKVTTSFREAAGKLNRKIIDSLQQINPQAKVMTLGDFNDGPINTSIKTALGAKGKKAEVSEFGVFNPFEELVNKGLGTIAFRDSWNIFDQIIMTESLIKSDFTTFTFWKAGIFTKPYLIQNSGQYKGYPLRNTLTEAGFSDHFPVYIYMIKEIGQ, translated from the coding sequence ATGCGCCTTACAACTTTAATTTTTGGTTTTTTTATTTTTTTTAGTAATTGTTCAAATTCGCAACCTAAAAAATACAAAATACATACCGTTGCATTTTACAATTTTGAAAATTTATATGACATTGTAGATGATGATTTTACAAATGATGATGAATGGACTCCAAATGGCACACAGCATTGGACAAAACAAAAATATGAGCAAAAGTTGAAAAACTTAGCAAGAGTAATTTCTGAAATTGGAACACCAGAAAATTCAAATGCCCCAGTTTTATTAGGTTGTGCTGAAGTAGAAAATAGAGATGTTTTAGAAGATTTAATCAAAGAACCAAAATTACAGCAATTCGATTTCGGAATCATTCATTTTGATTCACCCGATAAACGCGGTATCGATGTAGCATTGCTTTATCAGAAAAAGTACTTTCGTCCAACTTCTTTTTCTAATATTCCATTAATCATTTACAAAAAGAATAGTATCAAAAAAGAAGAACAATCGGAAATTGAAGATGATGAACTTGAAATTAAAAAAGAAAACAACAACCGTGTTTTTACTCGAGATCAGCTTTTGGTTTCGGGTTTTTTAGAAAACGAAGAAATACATATTATTGTCAATCATTGGCCGTCCCGATCGGGTGGAGAAAAAGTCACGACCTCGTTTAGGGAAGCAGCAGGAAAACTAAACCGAAAAATTATCGATTCTTTACAGCAGATAAATCCGCAAGCAAAAGTAATGACCTTGGGAGATTTTAACGACGGACCGATTAATACCAGTATAAAAACAGCTTTGGGAGCAAAAGGGAAAAAAGCTGAAGTTTCAGAATTTGGTGTTTTTAATCCGTTTGAAGAATTGGTGAATAAAGGGTTGGGAACAATCGCCTTTAGGGATTCCTGGAATATTTTCGATCAAATTATCATGACAGAATCTCTAATAAAATCGGATTTTACAACTTTTACTTTTTGGAAAGCAGGGATTTTTACTAAACCTTATCTTATTCAAAATTCGGGACAGTATAAAGGTTATCCGTTGCGAAATACATTAACAGAAGCAGGTTTTAGTGATCATTTTCCGGTTTATATATATATGATAAAAGAAATTGGACAGTAG